A stretch of Spirochaetota bacterium DNA encodes these proteins:
- a CDS encoding TetR/AcrR family transcriptional regulator, translating into MAPVKNTSVKEERKEWARAQRQERIIGMAAQLLAKCDIEEITLEDVAKSSGYTIQNLYQYFKNKDDLFAAVLLKKLKVMYADAESAVERTTLGIDRIITLGDKYVDFCLRNKRYFDLQMHFERKFCAYHKLTAKKTRGDFIVQCQGVIDQVSDLAIDAIKSGIEDRSIKTHLKPLHLMLLLWAQMLGVIQVITMRQRYFKEIYELTSEKFRRDFKDSIQAYLSSGQGK; encoded by the coding sequence ATGGCGCCCGTAAAAAACACGTCGGTAAAGGAAGAGAGGAAGGAATGGGCCCGCGCCCAGCGCCAGGAAAGGATCATCGGCATGGCCGCGCAGCTCCTGGCCAAATGCGACATCGAGGAAATTACGCTCGAAGACGTGGCGAAATCCTCCGGCTATACCATCCAGAACCTGTACCAGTATTTTAAAAACAAGGACGACCTGTTCGCCGCCGTATTGCTGAAAAAACTGAAGGTCATGTACGCGGACGCGGAGAGTGCGGTCGAGCGCACGACTTTGGGCATAGACCGTATCATCACCCTGGGCGATAAATACGTGGATTTCTGCCTCAGGAACAAAAGGTATTTCGATCTTCAAATGCATTTCGAGCGGAAGTTCTGCGCGTACCACAAGCTCACCGCGAAGAAAACGCGTGGTGATTTTATCGTTCAGTGCCAGGGCGTAATCGACCAGGTGAGCGACCTGGCGATCGATGCCATAAAATCCGGGATTGAGGACCGCTCCATCAAAACGCATCTCAAGCCCCTGCACCTCATGCTCCTCCTCTGGGCGCAAATGCTCGGCGTGATACAGGTCATCACCATGCGCCAGAGGTATTTTAAGGAAATCTACGAGCTGACATCGGAAAAATTCCGCAGGGATTTCAAAGACTCCATCCAGGCATATCTGTCCTCCGGCCAGGGTAAATAA